The following are encoded together in the Anabrus simplex isolate iqAnaSimp1 chromosome 5, ASM4041472v1, whole genome shotgun sequence genome:
- the LOC136873653 gene encoding zinc finger protein 25 isoform X3, with amino-acid sequence MGVMDNILTIVTSPSLWDLHLQNVALVAVHTEDRRHQCNLCKSTFARLSNLRNHMRIHSGERPYLCDRCCKTFVQKGHLLVHMRKHTGVTPYRCEQCNKSFTEKGPLVSHMRKHTGEKPYSCVLCSSTFARSCNLRIHMLLHSGKRPHQCQRCTKSFPLKCSLQRHMRTHTGERPFECTECNKSFGQKSALETHMRSHTGERPYQCDLCTSTFTSNFALQNHMLRHSGERPYQCERCTKSFTQKCALRVHMRTHTGEKPYQCKECKKTYTQIGSLQSHMRKHTGERPYPCHQCNKAFTEKCTLRKHLLTHS; translated from the exons ATGGGGGTGATGGATAATATTCTCACCATTGTTACAAGTCCATCATTATGGGATCTTCA TCTGCAGAATGTTGCACTAGTGGCTGTTCACACCGAGGACAGGAGGCACCAATGTAATCTATGTAAAAGCACGTTCGCTCGTCTATCTAATCTCCGAAACCACATGCGAATTCACTCTGGAGAAAGGCCGTACCTCTGTGATCGATGCTGTAAAACGTTTGTTCAGAAAGGTCATCTTCTAGTACATATGAGAAAACACACTGGAGTAACGCCGTACCGTTGTGAACAGTGCAACAAATCCTTTACTGAAAAGGGACCTCTTGTGTCTCATATGCGAAAGCATACCGGAGAAAAGCCGTACAGTTGTGTTCTCTGCAGCAGCACTTTTGCTCGGAGCTGTAATTTACGAATCCACATGCTTCTTCATTCTGGAAAAAGGCCACATCAATGTCAACGATGCACAAAGTCATTTCCACTGAAGTGTTCTCTTCAGAGACATATGCGAACACATACGGGGGAGAGACCGTTTGAATGTACAGAGTGTAATAAATCTTTCGGTCAGAAAAGTGCTTTGGAAACCCACATGCGCAGTCATACTGGTGAAAGGCCGTACCAGTGTGATCTGTGCACCAGTACGTTCACCAGTAATTTTGCTCTCCAAAACCATATGTTGCGCCACTCTGGAGAAAGACCGTATCAATGCGAACGGTGCACTAAATCATTTACTCAGAAATGTGCACTTCGAGTACATATGCGAACTCACACTGGAGAAAAGCCATATCAATGCAAGGAGTGCAAGAAAACATATACTCAGATAGGTTCTCTTCAAAGCCACATGCGAAAACACACCGGGGAAAGGCCATACCCATGTCATCAATGCAATAAGGCGTTCACTGAGAAATGCACACTTCGAAAGCATTTGCTAACTCACTCCTGA